Proteins found in one Sardina pilchardus chromosome 11, fSarPil1.1, whole genome shotgun sequence genomic segment:
- the LOC134095407 gene encoding serum amyloid A-5 protein-like, giving the protein MRLLLATLLLASVAVIQAQWYNFPGEAIQGARDMWNAYSDMKDANWKNSDKYFHARGNYDAAQRGPGGKWAAEVISDAREGWQGNSGRGHEDSEADQVANRHGREGNDPNHFRPAGLPDQY; this is encoded by the exons ATGAGGCTGCTCCTGGCTACACTACTGCTGGCTTCTGTAGCTGTCATTCAAGCTCAGTGGTACAATTTTCCAGGGGAGGCTATCCAGG GGGCAAGGGACATGTGGAATGCCTATTCGGACATGAAGGATGCCAACTGGAAAAACTCAGACAAGTACTTCCATGCCCGGGGAAACTATGACGCTGCCCAAAGGGGTCCTGGTGGCAAATGGGCAGCTGAAGTGATCAG CGATGCCCGTGAGGGATGGCAAGGAAATAGTGGCCGGGGGCATGAAGACTCTGAAGCAGATCAGGTGGCCAATCGCCATGGCCGTGAAGGAAACGATCCAAACCACTTCAGACCTGCAGGCCTCCCTGACCAATACTGA
- the fth1a gene encoding ferritin, heavy polypeptide 1a produces the protein MTSQVRQNFHQDCEAAINRQINLELYASYVYLSMGYYFDRDDQALHNFAKFFRGQSHEEREHAEKLMKLQNQRGGRIFLQDVRKPERDEWGSGVEALECALQLEKSVNQSLLDLHKVASERNDPHMCDFIETHYLDEQVKSIKELSDWVTNLRRMGAPQNGMAEYLFDKHTLGKESS, from the exons ATGACCTCTCAAGTGAGACAGAATTTCCACCAGGACTGCGAGGCAGCCATCAACCGTCAGATCAACCTGGAGCTGTATGCCTCCTATGTCTACCTTTCGATG GGATACTACTTTGACAGGGATGACCAGGCCTTGCATAACTTTGCCAAGTTTTTCCGCGGCCAGTCTCACGAGGAGCGCGAACATGCTGAGAAACTCATGAAATTACAGAACCAGAGGGGAGGCAGGATCTTCCTGCAGGACGTcagg AAGCCTGAGAGGGACGAGTGGGGCAGTGGAGTGGAGGCTCTCGAATGCGCCCTCCAGCTGGAGAAGAGTGTCAACCAGTCCCTGCTTGACCTCCACAAGGTCGCCTCCGAGCGCAACGATCCTCAC ATGTGCGATTTCATCGAGACACACTACCTGGACGAGCAGGTGAAGTCCATCAAGGAGCTCTCCGACTGGGTGACCAACCTGCGCCGCATGGGTGCCCCCCAGAACGGCATGGCCGAGTACCTGTTCGACAAGCACACGCTGGGCAAGGAGAGCAGCTAA